The proteins below are encoded in one region of Corvus hawaiiensis isolate bCorHaw1 chromosome 3, bCorHaw1.pri.cur, whole genome shotgun sequence:
- the LOC125322879 gene encoding mucin-1-like isoform X1, protein MEGWVGLGWVGSKAQLVPCRGQRWLHPEGHGWLGGTTVAPALGDTRWVTSLGCEATRVPPALGDTHWVTPLGCEATRVPPALGDTRWVTSLGCEATMVPPALGDTRWVTSLGCETTMVPPALGDTRWVTSLGCEATMVPPALGDTRWVTSLGCETTMVPPALGDTRWVTSLGCEATRVPPALGDTRWVTSLGCETTMVPPVLGDTRWVTSLGCEATMVPPALGDTHWVTLLECEATRVPPALGDTHWVTPFGVGATMVPPVLGDTHWVTPFRVEATRVPPMLGDTHWVEATTIPLVLGDTHWVTPLGARATSVG, encoded by the exons ATGGAAGGTTGGGTTGGCTTGGGTTGGGTTGGATCCAAAGCTCAGCTCGTTCCGTGCCGGGGGCAGCGATGGCTTCATCCAGAAGGTCATGGTTGGCTTGGAGGCACCACGGTGGCACCAGCGTTGGGTGACACCCGTTGGGTGACATCTCTTGGGTGTGAAGCCACCAGGGTCCCACCAGCGTTGGGTGACACCCATTGGGTGACACCTCTTGGGTGTGAAGCCACCAGGGTCCCACCAGCGTTGGGTGACACCCGTTGGGTGACATCTCTTGGGTGTGAAGCCACCATGGTCCCACCAGCGTTGGGTGACACCCGTTGGGTGACATCTCTTGGGTGTGAAACCACCATGGTCCCACCAGCGTTGGGTGACACCCGTTGGGTGACATCTCTTGGGTGTGAAGCCACCATGGTCCCACCAGCGTTGGGTGACACCCGTTGGGTGACATCTCTTGGGTGTGAAACCACCATGGTCCCACCAGCGTTGGGTGACACCCGTTGGGTGACATCTCTTGGGTGTGAAGCCACCAGGGTCCCACCAGCGTTGGGTGACACCCGTTGGGTGACATCTCTTGGGTGTGAAACCACCATGGTCCCACCAGTGTTGGGTGACACCCGTTGGGTGACATCTCTTGGGTGTGAAGCCACCATGGTGCCACCAGCGTTGGGTGACACCCACTGGGTGACACTTCTTGAGTGTGAAGCCACCAGGGTCCCACCAGCGTTGGGTGACACCCATTGGGTGACACCCTTTGGGGTTGGAGCCACCATGGTCCCACCAGTGTTGGGTGACACCCACTGGGTCACACCTTTTAGGGTTGAAGCCACCAGGGTCCCACCAATGCTGGGTGACACCCATTGGGTTGAAGCCACCAC GATCCCACTGGTGTTGGGTGACACCCATTGGGTGACACCCCTTGGGGCTAGAGCCACCAGCGTTGGGTGA
- the LOC125322879 gene encoding mucin-1-like isoform X2 — MEGWVGLGWVGSKAQLVPCRGQRWLHPEGHGWLGGTTVAPALGDTRWVTSLGCEATRVPPALGDTHWVTPLGCEATRVPPALGDTRWVTSLGCEATMVPPALGDTRWVTSLGCETTMVPPALGDTRWVTSLGCEATMVPPALGDTRWVTSLGCETTMVPPALGDTRWVTSLGCEATRVPPALGDTRWVTSLGCETTMVPPVLGDTRWVTSLGCEATMVPPALGDTHWVTLLECEATRVPPALGDTHWVTPFGVGATMVPPVLGDTHWVTPFRVEATRVPPMLGDTHWVEATMIPPALGDTHWVTLLA; from the exons ATGGAAGGTTGGGTTGGCTTGGGTTGGGTTGGATCCAAAGCTCAGCTCGTTCCGTGCCGGGGGCAGCGATGGCTTCATCCAGAAGGTCATGGTTGGCTTGGAGGCACCACGGTGGCACCAGCGTTGGGTGACACCCGTTGGGTGACATCTCTTGGGTGTGAAGCCACCAGGGTCCCACCAGCGTTGGGTGACACCCATTGGGTGACACCTCTTGGGTGTGAAGCCACCAGGGTCCCACCAGCGTTGGGTGACACCCGTTGGGTGACATCTCTTGGGTGTGAAGCCACCATGGTCCCACCAGCGTTGGGTGACACCCGTTGGGTGACATCTCTTGGGTGTGAAACCACCATGGTCCCACCAGCGTTGGGTGACACCCGTTGGGTGACATCTCTTGGGTGTGAAGCCACCATGGTCCCACCAGCGTTGGGTGACACCCGTTGGGTGACATCTCTTGGGTGTGAAACCACCATGGTCCCACCAGCGTTGGGTGACACCCGTTGGGTGACATCTCTTGGGTGTGAAGCCACCAGGGTCCCACCAGCGTTGGGTGACACCCGTTGGGTGACATCTCTTGGGTGTGAAACCACCATGGTCCCACCAGTGTTGGGTGACACCCGTTGGGTGACATCTCTTGGGTGTGAAGCCACCATGGTGCCACCAGCGTTGGGTGACACCCACTGGGTGACACTTCTTGAGTGTGAAGCCACCAGGGTCCCACCAGCGTTGGGTGACACCCATTGGGTGACACCCTTTGGGGTTGGAGCCACCATGGTCCCACCAGTGTTGGGTGACACCCACTGGGTCACACCTTTTAGGGTTGAAGCCACCAGGGTCCCACCAATGCTGGGTGACACCCATTGG GTTGAAGCCACCATGATCCCACCAGCGTTGGGTGACACCCATTGGGTGACACTGTTGGCTTGA
- the PTRHD1 gene encoding putative peptidyl-tRNA hydrolase PTRHD1, translating into IFPGFSLEFLPNFPGIHPSFPGIPLEFSWNLLLRTRLRCWSWRRLLREEGVEHRLWTEQPEGVATGLALRPYPKERVQRHLRNFRLLR; encoded by the exons atttttccGGGATTTTCCCTTGAATTTCTCCCGAATTTTCCAGGAATTCACCCGAGTTTTCCAGGAATTCCTCTTGAATTTTCCTGGAATCTCCT GCTCCGGACGAGGCTtcgctgctggagctggaggcgGCTGCTGCGGGAGGAGGGCGTCGAGCACCGCCTGTGGACGGAGCAGCCCGAGGGCGTCGCCACGGGGCTGGCGCTCCGGCCCTATCCCAAGGAGCGCGTGCAGCGGCACCTCCGGAATTTCCGGCTGCTCCGCTGA